The Bacteroidota bacterium genomic interval CGATGCGCTCAGGTCCAGGCTTTTATACCCGGGGAGCCGTGCGGAGTTTATTTTGCCGAAAAGCGCCTGCGCGTAAAGCGCCTGATTCGTGTACGACGGCAGATCCGAGGGATCAAATTGGATCGTTCCGAAATACCCGCTGACCGGCGTGTACGGCAGACCACTTGTTAATTTCAGCCTCGCGCGAAACCAAAGATCTTTGAGGGGTTCAACGCCGCCGGAAAGGTTGAGCTGGTCACGAACATCATACCGGGGAAAATATGTCTCTCCTGAAAAGGACCTCGTTGTATAGCTGTACGAATACCCTCCCTGAATGTAAAAACTCTCTCCCGCATCATATTTTACGCTGACATCGGCTCCGTAGGCGCTCCCCGTCCCAAAAATGAAATCGCTCTCATAGTCATAGACTTTGTCCAGATTCACCTCCGCAAGGTTTGAGAGAGTTTTGTAATAGAGTTCGATTTTCACCGACGTCAAGATGGTCGGCTCCATCTTGCAGCCCAGAACGTATTGATTTGACGCTTCGTCTCCGTTGTTCTCGGGAAGGGGAGCAAGGACGTCGAACGGCGTGAAGACAAGGTTCTCATCGTTCAGGTCCATGATGCGCTGATGATAAATCCCGAAATTTGCGTAGAGAGCGATCTGGTCCTCTGGTTTAACGGTGACCGTAATGCGGGGTTCCGGCAGGTATCCTCCCGGCGCGCCGGCAAGCCGCTGAAATGTCCGCTGCATGTCGGAGCGGAGTCCAACCTCAAAGGAGAACCTCCCCTGGGGGTTGAAAATATATTTCGTCCATATCTGGGGCTCGATCTCCGGGACATTCTCCTGTATCGAACCTCCGTATTTGTTCGTGAAGGTATAATTGTACGTCGGGAATGTAAAGAGGAGTCCGAGGTCGAACTGATCGCGCGAGTCGCTGAAGGACGTGACGTCGCCGTAGAACGACGGCGTCGTAATTTCGTCGAGCTGGTACCCGACGTCCTGCGATTGCTTGGGGAGCTGTTCAGCGCGGTAGCTTGTGTATGAGATCGAAAATTTCAGATCGAACTGGTCGCCGACGATGAAACTTCCGGAGACGGCTCCGGAATTGTTTCCCCATGTGAAGTCGGGTTCATCGACGCTCTGCTGCCTGACCCTGTCGCCGCTTGTCATGTATTCGGCGTTGACGTGTCCCTGTCCAGGAAAATCCACGGTCGCCTTTGCAAAGCCGTCGTCGTAATCGAACGGAAGGCCGAGCGAATAGAATTTCTGAAGCGTGTTTTGAAAAAGGGGGCGGCGATAAAAGGCGACGAAACTGCTGTTGCCGTCCCCGAAAAGAGGACCGGTCAGGAGTGCATCGGTGGAGAGCAAATCGAACGTTCCCTTCGCTTTGAATTCGTTCTTATCTCCGTCGATGGTTTGAATGTCGAATACCGACGAAAGCCGTCCGCCGTATTCCGACTGAAAACCGCCTACGCTGAAATTGGCGACCTTCACGATCATGGGGTCGACAAAACTCAATAAGCCGAAGGCGTGCGAGAGGTTATAGACCTGCATGCCGTCCAGCAGAACAAGGTTTTCATCCGGACCTCCGCCGCGCACATAGTATTGGCTCGAGATGCCGCTCACCGTCACCACGCCGGGCAGCTGGGTGACGTATTGCACCACGTCATTCTTGAATATTCCCGTGGTATTCTGCAGCTGCGTCGGCGTGATGATCGTGGTCCCGGCTGTCCCCGTAACGCTTTTTCCGACCACTTCGACTGTCGGCATCGTCATGGGAGACTCGGGAATCTTAAGGTTCATGATGACGGGCTCGTCGCCGTGACGTTCAACACGGAAATCCTTGGACTGATATCCGACAGCCGATGCACGGACGCTGGCGTTCTCAGGGTGAACATTTCGCAGAATGAAATACCCGTTCACATCGGCCATGGTTCCGGCCAACGTGCCGACGATCGAAACGGAGGCGTACGGTATACGCTCACCGCTCGCGCTGTCGACGACCGCGCCGGTGATGGTGATAGCCGGCTCCTGCGCAACGAGCGGAGAGGCCCATAACAGAATGGATATGAAGCAGAAAACTTTCAATACAGGAAGATCCTTGTCGTGTCGACGCAGGCGCCGGCGACAATGCCGGTCCCTGCGCTATTGAAGATGTTGGAGAATACGATCTTATCTGTCCTCATGAGCAGCGGAGTGTCCGTGTGGGTTGAGGTAATGAAATACCGGTAAAGGTTATCATCGACCTGCGTTGCAATGATATCGACGTAGAGATGATACGGCCTCAAATTCTGAGAAAACCGGTCTGCAAGATCGAACGCAGTTTTATAGTCGGAGGTATCGACGGTTATTGGATATTTCGTCGAGGACAATTCAATGAACGGGTTCAATGAGTCGACTGGGATGACGTTGAAATATGCGGTGGTGAATCTCCCGGTTTGGTCTATGCCCCTGCATTCGACGAGCATTTGAACGAACGCCGCGCTTGCCAGTTCCGATAAATTGACCGTGAGCTGGATCTGTTGATGCAGATGCTTCGGGTTCTGAAGTCCATCATAGGTCGCCTGGTCAGGAATCGCGGCGTAGCTGTACGGCACATCGACGTTCGCCACTGCGGTAGGGTATCCGGCTTGGCTGACAGAAACGGAATACGATCCGCCCGGGAGGACTTTCACAGGAGCATAGTAGAAAGAGGTTGTATCGCCGCCGATCACCGCCGTTGTATCCCTTAGGATCTCAACTCCTGTCAGCCCGGAGCCTTCAAGGGTCACCGACGCACCGTGAACTTGGGCAGATACACCCGAGGGGGATTCCGATACAGGCATAACCCTTACGTAAACGACTGGGGCGTTTGCAAGGAGAACAGAATAAACGTTAAGCTTCGGAGAGTATTGAACTTCAGGCTGGAACGGATTGTTGCAGCTGCACAAAGCCAGAACTCCGGGGAGCACTACGAACAACGATACTTTTTTGAAAATGATGTTCACACTCATCGTTGGGAATATTGGTCTACTTGATAAGCATCATTTTCTCAACCTTCGTGTATTCTCCTGCGGTCAGCCGATAAAGGTACACGCCGCTCGTAAGATTGCGGGCGTTGAAAATCACAGAATGGCTTCCAGCGCCTTCGTGTTCATGCACTAATTCCGCCACTTCCCTCCCGAGAATATCGAAGATTTTGAGCGAGACAGCGCTGTTTTCCGGTAATTGATAACTGATCACCGTACTCGGGTTGAAGGGATTAGGATAGTTTTGGAATAGTTTGTACGAATGCGGGGCGGTCGATTTTTCATGGACTGCAAGCGATATGCTCCCCCCCTTGAATAAGCCGTTGGTCGTTCCTGCGTACAGATTCCCATTTATGTCTGCTTCCAGTGCGGTGATATTTGAATCGCTTAACCCCATGTCCTCCGGCTGCCAGGTCAATCCGCGGTCTGTCGAAATAAACAGTCCGCTGTCAGCCGTGCCCGCAAGATAAAGGGAAATATTGTCTGTCAGGAAACAGGTCGCGTTTCTTCCTCTGATCGATGGAATACCGAGCCAATTGACTCCTGCATCATCGGAGTAATATGCGCCGCCGGTATCAGTCCCGGCAAATATTCTCCCTTCAGGATCCATCATGACCGTGTTGACAGTGCAAAAGATGAGAGATGTGTTGATCCCTACCTGGCTCCAAAAAAAGCCGCCGTCAGTACTCCGGAAAATTCCATCGTACAAAGTGCCGACCACCAAATCGTTCGAGGAATCGATCACGATAGAATGAACATCGGTACTCGGGAGGCCGACTGTTTGCATGAAGTTCCAGATATCCTCTTGTCCGATGGCGTTGAGGATTCCGCCGGCTGTGCCCGAATATTTGCCGACGGATGACTCGGCAAAGCTGAACGCGGGGAGTTTAGTGAGGGGAATCCAATAGTTGCTGTTGTCCGGCAAATATGACAGCCCATTGCCTGTAGCGCCGTACAATCTCTTTTCAGGAGCCGAATATTGAAGCTGGTAGACATTGGACGTGGCAAGCCCGTTGCTGATTCTTCTCCATTGTTTGTCGGAAGAATCCTGTTCAAAAACGCCGTCGGTCGTCCCGGCGTAAAGATTGTTAAAGGAATCGAAACTCAACGACGAAATTGATGCCGGCTGAATGCCGCATTGGATCCATTCCTGGGAAGATTTTTTCCAGAAAAAAACGCCGTCACCCTGAGTTCCAGCATAGATCGTCCCGTTCGAGGTGTAGGCGGCGGAGGTGATCGATGCCGAGGAGACTGCTTCTGTTGCGCTTTTCCAACTCTTTGACGAACTGCTGTATACAAATATTCCCATGTCTGCCGCCAAGGCAGTTTCCCCCTCGCTGCCCGATACAAGGGCGTTCACCATTGTCACCCAATACGGGATCCCCGAAGAGTCTCCCTTCCATTCGTTTTCACCAGGTGTTAGGGAAAAAATCAATCCGTGGAGGTAGGTGCTCGGCTGGGCAATTGCATAAACTTTTCCCAGGTCGTCAACAAGAACGGAGGTTATCGGATAAAACGGCCCTCCTTCAAATATCCAGGAATTGCCGCTGTCGGATGAAACATAGACGCCGCCTCCGTAAGGGGAAGCCGGTGGACGCGGCTCGTAGCGTTTCAGTCCTGCATAAAGTTTCCCCGACCGGTCTTCAGCGATCGAAAGTACGGGGGCGTTATCGTTTGTCACATGAAGGGGAGACCACGATTGTCCCCCGTCGCTTGAGAGAGAGACTTGTTGGACCTGACCGACGCAGATTCTGTTTCCGGAGAGGGCGGTTGCACAATAAACACTGCCGTTCAAATTCACCTTCCCCCACGTCGATCCATGATCGGTCGATTCGAATAAGCCTTGGAAGCTGTTCCCTGCGTAAATATTTCCCGATGAATCCACGGTCAGATAGGAAGGCCCGAATTCTAGATAGAGCCCCAAGGCCGACCAGTTCGATCCCTCATCGGTCGAGCGGCAAATTCCCGTGGCAGTTGCGGCGAAAATGTTTCCCGATCGGTCAATCGCAAGCAGCGGCACTGCGCCCGAGAAAGGCCCGACGTTCGGCGACCATGATATTGCCTGCGCGTTGATCTGAAATAGGGGGATTCCAACTGTCAGGATAAGTGAAGAGCGTAAAAGCCTTGAACTTCTCAATAGTACATCCTTGTCATGACTTCACGGCGCGTTTAAGAAGCGACTTCATCATCAATATTGGAAAACATGAATTGACTTGCAAGAATCTTTATTAGGAGCTAACTCAGCGATATGACACTCATAATTCGCAACCAGCTCCCTTTGAGAAGAACATCCCCCAATTAAGGGCATGTCCGGTGCAGTCATCCCTTCGGGAGAAGGAACAATCCGCCTCCCCTAATTTAGCCCTTGCTTATTATTCTCCCGAATAATAAGTTACTTCTATTGCTGAGGGGAGACTCTCTCCCCGAATGAACCCTCGTGACCATTAGTTTGATCAAGAATTTCAATTCTAGCGGATTGAGTAACGCCGCTGATCCTCTGTATTGTTTTGTACACTCGTATCGGGATGGAGTAAGCCAATCAAGGAAAAAATACAGCTCGGAGGGATGATGAAAATCTATGGCTACAAGTGTGTTGCAATATTGGTTTTGGCTCTGTTCGTGGCGGCAGACTCTTTTTCGCAGACAGCGACCATGCCAACAGGCAGCGGAACTTCTGACGATCCGTACATCATCGCGACGCTGAATAATCTTTACTGGATAACCCAGAATTCCGGCGCTTGGGGAGCATATTTCACGCAAACAGCGAACATTGATGCATCCTCCGATTCGGCCTGGAGTTCCGGCAGCGGCTTCTCTCCCATAGGAAACGGTTCCTATTTTACCGGGACTTATGACGGACTAGGGCATACGATTACAGGATTGTTTATTTCCAGGGGAAGTTCTGACTACATCGGAATGTTTGGTCAAATGCAAGGCGCAACGATAAAGAACCTTGGATTGCTGAATGCTCGAATAACAGGAAGGCAGTACACCGGAGGAATCGTGGGTTACAATTTCAAGGCTAGCGTTGTGAATTGTTCAATAACGGGGAGCGTGACCGGCAACAGCGACTACGTTGGAGGTCTGGTCGGATATAGCGATGGGGGCGCCGTCAGCAACAGTTACAGCAGCGCAGCCGTCACCGGCGCGGCCGGATGGGTCGGCGGACTTGTCGGCAGCAATACGAACAACACTAGTGTCATCTCCACCATCAGCAGCAGCTATGCGACAGGGAACGTCACCGGCGTCAGCACCTATGCCGGCGGACTTGTAGGGGAAAGCCTGTATGGTTCGAAAATAGAAAAAAGTTACAGCACAGGACGAGTGAGCGGGGGGAATTATGTCGGCGGGTTCATCGGCCAGAATTACTATACCACCACCTCTATCGACAGCAGCTATGCGACGGGAAGTGTCAGCGGCAGCGTCGGCGTTGGGGGCTTCGCGGGGGGAAACGACCACAGCGCGACTATAAGCAACAGTTCCAGCACGGGAAATGTTGTCTGTTCGGGGGACAACTCCGGTGGTTTCGTGGGATATAATTCCAATTTCGGCTCGGTTTCCGGTTGCTATGCCACGGGCAGCGACAGCGGCGGGGATTATTCGGGCGGTTTTGTCGGATCAAACCAATTATATTCTACCGTCAGCGGATGTTACAGCACTGGGAATGTGGTAGGGGGGACAAATGTCGGCGGATTTGCCGGGAATAGCGGGAGTACGTACGGCGGGGAGCAAATATCGAACTGTTACGCGACTGGTAATGTCGTTGCCAGTGGGAACTTTGTCGGGGGACTTGTCGGCAATAATTATTTAGGCGCTATCAGCACATGCTACAGCAAAGGGGCGGTGAGCGGCACATCTCCCGTAGGAGGGCTCGTCGGCTATAATAACATAACTTCATCAAATTCATTCTGGGATACGCAAACTTCGGGGCAATCGAGCAGCGGCTCCGGAGACAATGGCGAGAACACTTCGCAGATGAAGACGCAATCCACATTCACCAATGCCGGATGGGACTTTGCGAATACATGGGCGATCGATCCGACCGTGAATAATGGTTACCCCGGATTGAGCTGGCAAACTCAGTACGTGGCCAGCGGACCGTCGGCAGTAACGAATGCAGGCACCAATATTGCTTCGTCTACAGCCACGCTGAATGGAAACGTGAGCCCGCATAAGAGTTCCACCATCGTCAAATTCGTTTACGGGACAACGTCGGGAATTTACCCGGACACCGTTACTGCCGCTCAGAGCCCGATCTACGGCTGGGGCGCAACTTCTGTGTCCGCGAATGTGACCGGCCTCGCCTTCAGCACGACCTACTACTATAGGGTCATTTCGACTAATGCGTACGGTTCTTCACAAGGGAGCGAGCAGAATTTCGCCACGTTTCCGGCCCCATCAATACCGACGACAACGACCAGCGCCGCGACGAGCGTTACCAGCACGGGGGCAACGTTCAACGGATCTGTCGATCCGAACGGAGATACAACCGCCGTTCGGTTCCTTTTTGGCACTGCCTCAGGTACTTACACGGATAGCATCGTTGCATCGCAAAGCCCTTTGACGGGAGAAACTTCCCAAGCGGTCTCGGCTTCCGTCTCGGGTTTAAATTCTGGCGCGACATATTACGTTCGCGCCGCTGCCGTCAACGCGCAAGGATATGCACGCGGATCAGAGGTCAGTTTTCTCACCCCGATCGCGAAGGCACGCCCGTCGGCGGGGGACGGGTCGGTAGGAAACCCTTTCCAGATCTCCTCGCTGGCAAATCTCATCTGGATCGCAGACACCGTAGACAATTCCTCGGCGTCGTTGCAGGGAGTTTATCTTATTCAAACTCAAAACATCAGCGCGGCTGCAACAAAGCAGGCAGATTACAACAGCGGAGAGGGATTTATCCCCATAGGATCAAACGCCGTAACGCGCTTTCTGGGCTCGTATGACGGTCAAGGGTACAATATCGACAGCCTGTTCGTTTCCCGAACAGGTAACGGCAATAACTGCATAGGCCTGTTCGGAGTCATCGGGTTCTCTGCCGTTGTTAAGAACCTGGGCATAACGAATGCCAGTGTTTCCGGGTATGATTTTGTCGGAGCGTTGGTCGGAATGGATTCCGCAGGTGCTTCCATCGAGAACTGTTTCAGTACCGGGAACGTGTATGCGGCGTACGGAGATTGCGGAGGGCTTATCGGGCAGCACATCGGGTCGGTTGCGACAAGCTACAGCAGCTGTGGGGTGACGGGAGGCTCGAATTACAGCATGGGCGGATTCATCGGATATTCCTCCGCCGGCACAATCGCGAACTGCTATAGCACCGGCGGGGTGCATGTCTCTTGCCCCGGCGCCGGAGGCCTGGTGGGGAACCACTCGGGCGCCGACATCAGCGATTGCTACAGCGTCAGCAAGGTGAGCGCATCGTCGACCTATGGCGGGTTGATCGGAGGCAACTATGGCGGCACGGTCACCAATTCATTTTATGATACTGACAGCACCGGCAGCAGCGCAGCCGGTACCGCGGAGAATTCTGCCGCCATGCGGACCCTCTCCACATTCATTACTGCCGGCTGGGATTTTGAGCTCGAAACCGCTAACGGCACGAATGATTATTGGGACATGGATACCACGCATCACACAATCAATAGTGGTTATCCATTTCTCTCCTGGCAGAATGGGTCTGCGATCGCACTCCCCGTGGAGCTGACGAATTTTTCAGCGGCAG includes:
- a CDS encoding TonB-dependent receptor, encoding MKVFCFISILLWASPLVAQEPAITITGAVVDSASGERIPYASVSIVGTLAGTMADVNGYFILRNVHPENASVRASAVGYQSKDFRVERHGDEPVIMNLKIPESPMTMPTVEVVGKSVTGTAGTTIITPTQLQNTTGIFKNDVVQYVTQLPGVVTVSGISSQYYVRGGGPDENLVLLDGMQVYNLSHAFGLLSFVDPMIVKVANFSVGGFQSEYGGRLSSVFDIQTIDGDKNEFKAKGTFDLLSTDALLTGPLFGDGNSSFVAFYRRPLFQNTLQKFYSLGLPFDYDDGFAKATVDFPGQGHVNAEYMTSGDRVRQQSVDEPDFTWGNNSGAVSGSFIVGDQFDLKFSISYTSYRAEQLPKQSQDVGYQLDEITTPSFYGDVTSFSDSRDQFDLGLLFTFPTYNYTFTNKYGGSIQENVPEIEPQIWTKYIFNPQGRFSFEVGLRSDMQRTFQRLAGAPGGYLPEPRITVTVKPEDQIALYANFGIYHQRIMDLNDENLVFTPFDVLAPLPENNGDEASNQYVLGCKMEPTILTSVKIELYYKTLSNLAEVNLDKVYDYESDFIFGTGSAYGADVSVKYDAGESFYIQGGYSYSYTTRSFSGETYFPRYDVRDQLNLSGGVEPLKDLWFRARLKLTSGLPYTPVSGYFGTIQFDPSDLPSYTNQALYAQALFGKINSARLPGYKSLDLSASYDLNLGWTSFNLQGTLINLLDTKNVFYINNITGNVVYQLPTIFNLSLGWNF
- a CDS encoding DUF4249 family protein encodes the protein MNIIFKKVSLFVVLPGVLALCSCNNPFQPEVQYSPKLNVYSVLLANAPVVYVRVMPVSESPSGVSAQVHGASVTLEGSGLTGVEILRDTTAVIGGDTTSFYYAPVKVLPGGSYSVSVSQAGYPTAVANVDVPYSYAAIPDQATYDGLQNPKHLHQQIQLTVNLSELASAAFVQMLVECRGIDQTGRFTTAYFNVIPVDSLNPFIELSSTKYPITVDTSDYKTAFDLADRFSQNLRPYHLYVDIIATQVDDNLYRYFITSTHTDTPLLMRTDKIVFSNIFNSAGTGIVAGACVDTTRIFLY
- a CDS encoding T9SS type A sorting domain-containing protein; the encoded protein is MRSSRLLRSSLILTVGIPLFQINAQAISWSPNVGPFSGAVPLLAIDRSGNIFAATATGICRSTDEGSNWSALGLYLEFGPSYLTVDSSGNIYAGNSFQGLFESTDHGSTWGKVNLNGSVYCATALSGNRICVGQVQQVSLSSDGGQSWSPLHVTNDNAPVLSIAEDRSGKLYAGLKRYEPRPPASPYGGGVYVSSDSGNSWIFEGGPFYPITSVLVDDLGKVYAIAQPSTYLHGLIFSLTPGENEWKGDSSGIPYWVTMVNALVSGSEGETALAADMGIFVYSSSSKSWKSATEAVSSASITSAAYTSNGTIYAGTQGDGVFFWKKSSQEWIQCGIQPASISSLSFDSFNNLYAGTTDGVFEQDSSDKQWRRISNGLATSNVYQLQYSAPEKRLYGATGNGLSYLPDNSNYWIPLTKLPAFSFAESSVGKYSGTAGGILNAIGQEDIWNFMQTVGLPSTDVHSIVIDSSNDLVVGTLYDGIFRSTDGGFFWSQVGINTSLIFCTVNTVMMDPEGRIFAGTDTGGAYYSDDAGVNWLGIPSIRGRNATCFLTDNISLYLAGTADSGLFISTDRGLTWQPEDMGLSDSNITALEADINGNLYAGTTNGLFKGGSISLAVHEKSTAPHSYKLFQNYPNPFNPSTVISYQLPENSAVSLKIFDILGREVAELVHEHEGAGSHSVIFNARNLTSGVYLYRLTAGEYTKVEKMMLIK
- a CDS encoding GLUG motif-containing protein produces the protein MPTGSGTSDDPYIIATLNNLYWITQNSGAWGAYFTQTANIDASSDSAWSSGSGFSPIGNGSYFTGTYDGLGHTITGLFISRGSSDYIGMFGQMQGATIKNLGLLNARITGRQYTGGIVGYNFKASVVNCSITGSVTGNSDYVGGLVGYSDGGAVSNSYSSAAVTGAAGWVGGLVGSNTNNTSVISTISSSYATGNVTGVSTYAGGLVGESLYGSKIEKSYSTGRVSGGNYVGGFIGQNYYTTTSIDSSYATGSVSGSVGVGGFAGGNDHSATISNSSSTGNVVCSGDNSGGFVGYNSNFGSVSGCYATGSDSGGDYSGGFVGSNQLYSTVSGCYSTGNVVGGTNVGGFAGNSGSTYGGEQISNCYATGNVVASGNFVGGLVGNNYLGAISTCYSKGAVSGTSPVGGLVGYNNITSSNSFWDTQTSGQSSSGSGDNGENTSQMKTQSTFTNAGWDFANTWAIDPTVNNGYPGLSWQTQYVASGPSAVTNAGTNIASSTATLNGNVSPHKSSTIVKFVYGTTSGIYPDTVTAAQSPIYGWGATSVSANVTGLAFSTTYYYRVISTNAYGSSQGSEQNFATFPAPSIPTTTTSAATSVTSTGATFNGSVDPNGDTTAVRFLFGTASGTYTDSIVASQSPLTGETSQAVSASVSGLNSGATYYVRAAAVNAQGYARGSEVSFLTPIAKARPSAGDGSVGNPFQISSLANLIWIADTVDNSSASLQGVYLIQTQNISAAATKQADYNSGEGFIPIGSNAVTRFLGSYDGQGYNIDSLFVSRTGNGNNCIGLFGVIGFSAVVKNLGITNASVSGYDFVGALVGMDSAGASIENCFSTGNVYAAYGDCGGLIGQHIGSVATSYSSCGVTGGSNYSMGGFIGYSSAGTIANCYSTGGVHVSCPGAGGLVGNHSGADISDCYSVSKVSASSTYGGLIGGNYGGTVTNSFYDTDSTGSSAAGTAENSAAMRTLSTFITAGWDFELETANGTNDYWDMDTTHHTINSGYPFLSWQNGSAIALPVELTNFSAAANDGNIELNWKTATEQNCEGFEVDRKNSSSALSGGSAVQWLKLGFISGSGTSNSPHKYSYTDNSGVSGTLAYRLKEIDRNGVFRYSQEIEVTADAVPRVLTLFQNYPNPFNPATTIEFTVPKDGRAILKIYNTLGQEVATLFDGVASSGEYHRATFDATRLASGLYFSRLEFGDKMQLKKMLLLK